The Mycobacteriales bacterium sequence CACAAACCCTTGCGGGCCAGGGCTTTTAAGGCCCCTGCGTCAGCCAGTTGCGCCACCCGGGCGACAGCAGTGACGCTACCCGGATTCGCCCGCTCGCGGCTACTCGCCGATTGCCCGCGTGAAGTCCCGTCGAGGATCCGCGAACGACCCGAACGAGACGATCTCGCGCCGGAAGAACAGCGCCAGCGTCCAGTCCGCGATCACTCGAACCTTCCGGTTCAGAGTCGGCAGCCGCGTGACGTGATAGGTGCGGTGCATGAACCACGCGGGGAAGCCCTTGACCTTGACGCCATAGACCTCGGCAACGCCACGATGCAGGCCGAGGCTCGCGACCGAACCCGCGTACGCGTGCCGGTAGTCCTGGAGCGGCTTGCCTCTGAGCGCGGCGACGATGTTGTCGGCCAGCCGCTTCGACTGCCGGACCGCGTGCTGAGCGGTCGGCCCGCACAGCGCATTCGGATCGTCCTTCGTCAGGTCGGGCACCGCCGCGCAGTCACCGGCCGACCAAGCACCATCAACCCCATCGACCCGCAGGTCCGCCTTGCACTTCAGCCGCTTCTTGTCATCGAGCGGAAGATCGGTTGACTCGAGCAGCGGGTTGGCGCGCACGCCCGCAGTCCACACGATCGTGTCGGCCTCGAACGCCGAGCCGTCGGTCAGGACGACGTGCCCGTCGACCATCGACTCGACCCTGGTGTTGCGGCGTACCTCGATCGCGCGCTTCTCGAGCTCGCGCACCGTGTACTCCGCCATGTCCTCGCTGACTTCGGGAAGGATGCGCCCAGTGGCCTCGACCATGACCCAACGCATGTCGCGCTCGGTGAAGCCCGGGTAGAAGCGCATGGCGTCCCGCGCCATGTCCTCGAGCTCGGCCATCGCCTCGATGCCGGCGTATCCGCCGCCGACAAAGAGAAAGGTGAGGGCGCGCTGCCGCAGCTTCTCGTCCTCGGTCGACGCGGCCAGGTCGAGCCGCGAAAGCACCTGGTTGCGGAGGTAGATCGCCTCGGCGACGGTGTGGAACCCGATCCCGCGCTCGGCCAGGCCGGGGATCGGAAGGGTGCGCGCGATCGATCCCGGTGCGATGACCAGGACGTCGTAGTGCAGGTCGCGACCCGCACCCTCGGACGGCTCGAAGCGCGCAACCCGACGGTCATGGCTCACCGACGTGATCCGGCCGTTGAGAAGCTCGCAACGCTTCAGCACCGTGCGCAGCGGTACGACGAGGTGCCGTGGTTCTAGGTTGCCGGCCGCCGACTCAGGCAGGAACGGCTGGTAGGTCATGTAGGACTGCGGGTCGACGACGGTGACGCGGGCCTCGTCCGCCCGCAGCCGTCGCTGCAGTCGCAGCGCGGTGTACATGCCGACATAGCCGCCTCCGACCACAAGAATCCGGGGCGGCGGTGACGTGGTCATGCGCTCGTTCATACCCGAACGGTCGATTGCCAATAACACCGACCCGGTGCATGCAATGGCACAGTAGACAGGTGAGTCGTGGACAGGGGGCTCGACCATGAGCGAGTCCGTGGGAACGGGCCGCCGGGCGACGTTCCGTGACGTCCTCGCGATCCACGAGTTCCGCTCGCTCTACCTCGCGCAGACGCTAAGTGTTGCGGGTGATCAGCTCGCGCGGATTGCGGTCGCCTGGATCGTGTATCAGCGCACTCACTCGCCGTTCCTGACCGGAGTCAGCTACGCCGTCACCTACCTGCCGTGGCTGATCGGCGGCCCACTCGGGTCGGTCTACGCCGACCGGTATCCGCGGCGCACCGTGATGATCATCTGCGACGCATTGCGAATGCTGCTCGTCTTGTGCGTCGCGATCCCGCGGATGCCGACCGCCAGCCTGCTCGTCCTGGTCACCTTGGTGGCCTGCCTCGAGCCGCCGTTCGCCGCGTCGCGTGCCGCCCTCGTGCCCGAAGTCGTGGGCGAAGGAGATGCCTACGTCGCCGCCGCAACTCTCGGGAACTCCACGAACCAGCTCGCGGTCGTTCTCGGCTTCGCACTGGGCGGCGCACTCGTTGCCTTCGT is a genomic window containing:
- a CDS encoding NAD(P)/FAD-dependent oxidoreductase translates to MNERMTTSPPPRILVVGGGYVGMYTALRLQRRLRADEARVTVVDPQSYMTYQPFLPESAAGNLEPRHLVVPLRTVLKRCELLNGRITSVSHDRRVARFEPSEGAGRDLHYDVLVIAPGSIARTLPIPGLAERGIGFHTVAEAIYLRNQVLSRLDLAASTEDEKLRQRALTFLFVGGGYAGIEAMAELEDMARDAMRFYPGFTERDMRWVMVEATGRILPEVSEDMAEYTVRELEKRAIEVRRNTRVESMVDGHVVLTDGSAFEADTIVWTAGVRANPLLESTDLPLDDKKRLKCKADLRVDGVDGAWSAGDCAAVPDLTKDDPNALCGPTAQHAVRQSKRLADNIVAALRGKPLQDYRHAYAGSVASLGLHRGVAEVYGVKVKGFPAWFMHRTYHVTRLPTLNRKVRVIADWTLALFFRREIVSFGSFADPRRDFTRAIGE